AATACAGTCATCACCAACATAAAGCTGATCGCACTCCTGACGCACATCCCACGAAAAACGGCCGTGACTTGAGTCGTACTTGAGCAAATGCGCCATACCTTCCGCACTCGCCAGCTCGTTAATCGCCACAACGGCAATCTCAGCTCGGCGACCTGATTCATACAACGCACGTAAAACACTGCGGCCTATGCGGCCAAAACCGTTTATCGCAATACGGATCGTCATGGCGTTCCTTGTGGTTCCTTATGTCATCGCTGGGCTACCCAGCGCATAGGATATACCCTTCTTAGACACCAGAGAACCCCTTACGAAACGCCGTCAGCACAACAACTGAAACGCTTCAGCTAGAATAAACGAATTAACGCATAAAAGAAATATTCTCGTCTGGCACACGCCAGAAGAGTGACCTGCGTCATAAAAATGAAAAAACGGCATTTGGGGAGCAGGCAAAGCACATTGAGAATAAGGGGAAATTCAGGATGAAAAAAAGCCGCCAGCATTAGCTGACGGCTTCTCATATCGGGGTTTAACGCAGCATGATTACTTCAGCAGCGCCTGCGCCTTTTCCACCACGTTGTCCACGGTGAAACCGAAGGTTTCAAACAGTTGCTCAGCCGGCGCCGATTCGCCGAAGCTCGTCATGCCGACAATCGCGCCATTCAGGCCAACATACTTGAACCAGTAGTCCGCGATACCCGCTTCAATCGCCACGCGCGCCGATACCGCCTTCGGCAGCACCGCTTCACGGTAGGCTGCATCCTGCTTGTCGAACGCATCCGTAGACGGCATCGACACCACGCGCACCTTGCGGCCTGCGGCAGTCAGCTTGTCATAGGCGCCAACCGCCAGTTCAACTTCTGAACCCGTCGCAATCAGGATTAGCTCAGGCTGACCGTCGCTGTCTTTCAGCACGTAGCCGCCTTTCGCCACATTCGCCAGTTGCTCCGCGGTACGGGGCTGCTGCGCCAGATTCTGACGGGACAGGATGAGCGACGTCGGGCCGTCCTGACGCTCAATGGCGTATTTCCATGCCACCGCCGTTTCCACCTGGTCTGCCGGACGCCAGTTGCTCATGTTCGGCGTCACGCGCAGGCTCGCCAGCTGTTCAACCGGCTGGTGCGTCGGGCCGTCTTCGCCCAGACCGATGGAGTCGTGGGTGTAAACGTAGATGCTGCGGATTTTCATCAGCGCGGCCATACGCACGGCATTACGCGCGTATTCCACAAACATCAGGAAGGTCGCGGTGTACGGCACAAAGCCGCCGTGCAGCGCAATCCCGTTGGCAATCGCCGTCATGCCGAATTCGCGCACGCCGTAGTGGATGTAGTTGCCCGCGTGGTCTTTGTCCAGCGAGACCGAGCCGGACCAGATGGTCAGGTTGCTCGGTGCCAGGTCGGCAGAGCCGCCCAGGAATTCCGGCAGCAGTTTGCCGTAGGCTTCCAGCGCGTTCTGTGAGGCTTTGCGGCTGGCGATTTTCGCCGGATTGGCCTGCAAATCGTCGATAAATTTCTGTGCATCCGCCTGCCAGTTGCCTGGCAGCTCACCGCCGGTGCGGCGCTTGAACTCGGCGGCCAGTTCCGGGTAGGCGCTGGCGTAGGCGGCAAACGCCTCGTTCCAGGCCGCTTCCTTACGCTGGCCCGCTGGTTTGGCGTCCCAGGCTGCATAGATATCCGCCGGGATCTCAAACGGCGCATACGCCCAGCCCAGCTGTTCGCGGGAGGCGGCCACTTCGGCATCACCCAGCGGCGCGCCGTGGGAGTCGTGCGTACCGGCCTTGTTCGGTGAACCGAAGCCAATCACGGTTTTGCACATCAGCAGCGACGGTTTGTCAGTGACAAGCTGCGCTTCGCCGATGGCGCGTTTGATGGCGTCCGCATCGTGACCGTCTACGCCGCGCACCACGTGCCAGCCGTAGGCTTCAAAGCGGGCGGCGGTATCGTCGGTGAACCAGCCTTCAACGTGGCCGTCAATAGAGATGCCGTTGTCATCATAAAACGCGGTCAGTTTGCCGAGCTTCATGGTGCCGGCCAGCGAGCAGACTTCGTGGGAAATCCCTTCCATCATGCAGCCGTCACCCAGGAAGGCATAGGTGTGGTGGTCGACAATCTCGTGACCCGGACGGTTGAACTGCGCCGCCAGCGTGCGCTCGGCAATCGCCATGCCGACCGCGTTGGCAATCCCCTGACCCAGCGGGCCGGTGGTGGTTTCGACGCCCGCGGTGTAGCCGTATTCAGGGTGACCCGGCGTTTTGGAATGCAGCTGGCGGAAGTTTTTCAATTCTTCAATCGGCAGGTCGTAGCCGGAGAGATGCAGCAGGCTGTAAATCAGCATGGACGCGTGGCCGTTGGACAGCACGAAGCGGTCACGGTTGGCCCAGTTGGGGTTGGCCGGATTATGGTTGAGGTAATCGCGCCACAGGACTTCGGCGATATCGGCCATGCCCATCGGTGCGCCCGGGTGACCGGATTTGGCTTTCTGCACCCCATCCATGCTCAGCGCGCGGATAGCATTGGCAAGTTCTTTACGAGAGGACATGCTTGACTCCAGATCGGATTGAACGACTGCCCTTCCTGTAAAACAAATAAAAATCAATAAGTTAAACAAGAATGACAAAATAAATATGATTACAAATGTACATGAAAAATGTAGCGAATGCACATGGAACCGTGAGCAAAAAACAGGGATTTATTGGCTGACGAATCAATAGCGGTTCTTTTGCCAATTGCGCAGTGAATTACAGCGCCATACGCGATGTTTTCTAGTGGGTTCACCTTTATTTGGCGTGCCTTTTGGGAACGTATCAGAAACAAAATGCATTGCCTGCGCGCTCTCGTAAAAAGTACAAATCAGATTTTCCGATCTATTTCTCAATGTCGTTTTCGGGTAGTTTATAGCCGATTTTCTTTCGTACTAAAAAACAAGAACGCTCGTAGGGAGATGATTTTTATGGTAATTCGTTCTTCTGTGCTGGCGCTGTGTGTCGCAACGTTGCTGACCGGCTGCCAAAACTTAAACACCAATACCTTAATGCAATCCGGCGCTCAGGCGTTTCAGGCGGCAACGCTCAGCGATGCGCAGGTTAAAGCGCTTAGCAACCAGTCCTGTGAGCAAATGGACAAAGAGGCAAACATTGCCCCTGCCGACAACAAGTACACACAACGCTTGAATAAAATTGCAGATGCGCTGGGTCATGACATCAACGGTACGCCAGCCAACTACAAGGTTTATCTGACAAAAGACGTTAACGCCTGGGCAATGGCTAACGGCTGTATCCGGGTGTACAGCGGCCTGATGGACATCATGAACGACAATGAAGTCGAAGGCGTTCTCGGCCACGAAATGGGTCACGTTGCGCTGGGACACACGCGTAAAGCGATGCAGGTTGCCTATGCTGCGACGGCCGCCCGTACTGCCATCGCCTCTGCTGGCGGTGTCGCGCAGTCCTTGTCAGAATCTCAGCTAGCGGATCTGGGAGAAAAACTGGTTAATTCCCAGTTCTCTCAAACTCAAGAAACGCAGGCCGATGATTACTCCTTTGATTTGCTGAAGAAACGCGGCATCAATCGGGAAGGCCTGGCGAGCAGCTTTGAGAAACTCGCAAAACTCGATGCTGGCCATGAGAGCAGCATGTTCGACTCCCACCCTTCATCTGAAGGGCGCGCCAAACACATTCGTGAACGCATTGCTGCCGAGAAGTAACCCCGCGTTCTGATGACGCACAGAGCAGGCACATCGTGGGCAATTGAAAAAATCTCAATTGCCCGCTAGTCATCCGACCACTATCATCCCCGCCATATTCGCTGTAAGCTGTCATGAAATTGCCATCTTTAATCTCGCCATCGTCATGATGATAGGATTTAAGAATTAATCGATAATAAATAGATAGCTATTTTCAATCGCACTAACTTTTCGTTCTCTTTTTAAGAAACGATACTCCGTGGATTTCCAGATGCTGGAAAGCCGTCATCCACCAATGCGGCGGCATACCGACAAACAGGTAACCACGATTAGCACAGAGACCTACGTCTCAATCAGCAGGAATCTTGTGGTAACCCCCTGTATTTAAAGATAGAAATAAACCAGTAAATCAAGCATACTATGTTAAACCAATAAAAATTTTTCCAGTTTGATCATATAGATATATGATAACCCCTGTTGTCTCTTTCACAGGTTTCTCTAGAGGCTCCACCTTTTAGCGATTTAACGGCATTTCAGGATCGCGATTTCTTAATAACTGGATAACATCAGCAGCAATTATTGGTTTGTGGCCACTTTCAGACAATAAACTCATATGTGTTAAAAATCATGGATGTGAGAATTTTCAGTAAATGCAATTTTACCACGGTAGGATTACGGGAAATCCTATCCGGTATCCCTATGCTCTCGATAAAGCCCGTCAACAGGTTTACGCTGCAGCAGGGAAAGAAAAAATGTATTTTCATCATCGACGGTAGCAGTGAGGGCTTTGAGGAATACTATGAGTCGATAAGAACTCACTTTTATAATATGGCGTCGTCGTTCGTGATCATCAATAATTCCCCCAATCACCCTCCCGTGTGCATTGACGAAAAAACGATTCTTATTTCAAAATCAGCAGCCATCGATTCTTTTTATAAATTACTCGATTTCGTCCACCTTCACGATCGCCGTTTATTCAGTCCCGTCAGGTTGTCAAAATCTGAATATGCCGTATTCCAGTATTGGTGTGCGGGCTACACGGCGGAAGCGATTGCCGATATCATCGGATTAAATAAGAAGTCAGTACTGAACAGCAAATCACGATTACTGAATAAATATGGCGTTCAGGATAAAAACTCTTTACTGCTAATTGCCAAGATTATCTTCAAAGACAGCGTCATTGAAGAATTTGATTCCCTTCCCAAACCAGCAACCGATATCAATATAAGTAATTCGCTTATCTGATCGATGGCCGAAAAAAAGGGATGCGCGCTCGCATCCCCTTTTACTTCGTCAGTCACACTTATTCTTCATCTTCCAAATAAGTATAGCCGTACAGCCCGGATTCAAACTCTTCCATGAACTGTGCCTGAAGTTCAGCATCCAGATCGGTTTCTTTAACCTGATCGCGGAAACGAGTCATCAGCACGTCAGGGTCAAGCTGCACATATTCCAGCATGTCGGCAACCGTGTTCCCTTCGTCGGATTCTTCAATCTCGACGGTGCCATCCTGGAAGACAAACACGTCTACGGTCGACGTATCACCGAACAGGTTATGCATGTTCCCCAGAATTTCCTGATAGGCACCGACCATAAAGAAGCCCAGCAGCGGCGGGTTTTCTGGATCGTAAGGCGGCATTGGCATCGTTGTCGCAATGCCGTCACCATCGACATAGTGATCGATCGTACCGTCGGAATCACAGGTGATGTCCAGCAGCACCGCGCGGCGTTCAGGCTGCTTATCCAGCCCTTCCAGCGGCAGTACCGGGAACAGTTGATCGATACCCCATGCGTCCGGCATGGATTGGAACAGCGAGAAGTTGACATACAGCTTGTCCGCCATCCGCTCCTGTAACTCATCAATCACCGGCCGGTGCGCACGGTTACTCGGATCCAACTGCTCCTGAATCAGCTTACAGATGCTCAGATAAAGTTGCTCTGCTTTCGCACGCTGTGTCAGATCCAACATGCCGTGCGTGTACTGGGTATGTACATCGTGCAAATCCATCTGGCTGTCATGCAGCCACTCACGCAACGAACGACGTTTTCCTGGCTGCTTGATTTCCTTCCAGGTCGACCACAGGCTCTCCAGCGCGCGCGGCGCATCTTCTTCCGGCTCGGTAGGTTCGCTGAACTCGTTGCGTTCCACCCCGATAATATTGGAAACCAGTACGGTATGGTGCGCGGTGACCGCACGACCGGATTCGGTGATCACCGTCGGATGCGGCAGCCCGTGTTCATTACAGGCATCGCCGATACCCCAAATCACGTTGTTGGCGTATTCATTCAGGCCATAGTTCACTGAACAATCGGACTGAGAGCGCGTACCTTCATAGTCCACGCCCAAACCGCCACCGACGTCAAAACACTGGATATTCACGCCCAGCTTATGCAGCTCGACATAGAAACGCGCAGACTCACGCACGCCCGTCGCGATATCACGGATATTTGCCAGTTGCGACCCCAAATGGAAATGCAGCAGTTGCAGGCTATCCAACCGCCCCGCGTCACGCAGCATCTCAACCAGTTGCAGAACCTGAATCGCCGCCAGACCAAATTTGGATTTTTCGCCACCGCTGGATTGCCATTTACCCGACCCCTGAGAGGCGAGACGTGCGCGAACGCCGAGGCGCGGCACCACATTCAAACGCTCGGCTTCTTCCAGCACCAGACGAATTTCAGACATCTTCTCGATGACCAGATACACCTTGTGGCCCAGCTTTTCACCGATGAGTGCCAGACGGATGTATTCACGGTCTTTATAGCCGTTACACACGATCACCGTGCGCGTCATGCCGGCGTGGCCGAGAACAGCCATCAGTTCCGCTTTTGAACCGGCTTCCAGACCCAACGGTTCACCGGAATTCGCCAGTGACTCAATCACGCGACGATGCTGGTTAACCTTGATGGGATAAACCAGAAAATAGCCACCTTCATAGCCAAACGATTCACGAGCCTGTTTAAACGCCGCATTAATAGAACGTAGGCGATGCTGAAGGATTTGCGGAAAGCAGAATAGCGCAGGAAGACGCTGGTGGTGGTCTCTCTGCATATCTTTGACCAATCTGGCCAGATCGACGCGAGCTTCTGGTACGTCAGGATCCGGGCACACGCTAATGTGGCCCAGCTCATTGACGTCATAGTAATTATTACCCCACCAGGCAATATTGTAGGTACGAAGCATTTCGCTGGCATTACGGTCATTCATGGCAACCTCCTGCATTGAGCGCAAATTTTCATGTTTACCCGTCGCTGACGAGCCGTGATGAATCATGTCGTCAGACATAACGAACCTCTTCTTTTTCTAGACTGCTGATCACATCAGTACCTGAATAAACCGCCCACATGAGCATACCTGCAACATGCGGCGTCGACAGTGAAAAAATCGGCGTAGTGAAATATGCCGTCACTTTATTACTCTTATTAGTGTAAAACACGTTGTCAGGCTCCGTGTTACGGGTCGATAAAACTCGTCGTGAAAATCACCGGGCGAACGTGACCAGAAAGGCGTTAAGCGCTTCTGGCAGAAAGAATAACAGGCGGATTAACCAGCCCTGGAGTCCTGTGTCGAATTTAAAGACAGGCTACGTCGGGAAACGGAAAAGAAGGGTTGAGTCGCGGACGCGATAGCGTCAAAAGGGACATATTGCGAACGCAATATACTCAGTAAACAACGGATCATTAATCCTACCACCTCCACGTGCGCCGCAGGTCATGCGGTCAGCTATCAATAAGCAATTCAAGATGTCGCGGATTGCATCACCGCTCGCCGTTTATACCTACATGCTACTGGAAAAGCAAAATGAAAATTGTCGCTAGTCATCTCTTGTAAAAGAAAAAACGGCCGATGATAAAAGGACGATGGCATGCTAATGCGAAAAACTACTGGCACTGAGACTAAAAGGTGACCTAGAATAGCCATCCAGATGTTAATCCGTCTATACCGATTAACTGATACACTGCTTAACGGCTTTGATTTGAAGGTAAAGAAACTCATGGCTAAACACCTTTTTACGTCCGAGTCAGTCTCTGAAGGACATCCTGATAAAATTGCTGACCAGATTTCTGATGCGGTTCTCGACGCCATTCTGGAGCAAGACCCAAAAGCGCGTGTCGCTTGTGAGACTTATGTAAAGACCGGAATGGTGTTAGTCGGTGGCGAAATCACCACCAGCGCCTGGGTCGATATCGAAGAAATTACCCGTCGTACCGTGCGTGATATCGGTTATGTCAATTCCGAAATGGGTTTTGATGCCAACTCTTGCGCCGTACTGAGCGCGATTGGTAAGCAATCTCCAGACATCAATCAGGGCGTTGACCGCACCGATCCGCTGGAGCAAGGCGCGGGCGATCAGGGTTTGATGTTCGGCTACGCGACCAATGAAACCGACGTGCTGATGCCAGCCCCAGTGACTTACGCGCACCGTCTGGTTCAGCGTCAGTCAGAAGTGCGTAAGAGTGGCACTCTGCCGTGGCTGCGCCCGGATGCGAAAAGCCAGGTTACGTTCCTGTACGACGATGGCAAGATTGCCGGCATCGATGCCGTGGTACTGTCTACCCAGCATTCGGAAGACATCAGCCAAAAAGATCTGCATGAAGCGGTGATGGAAGAGATCATCAAACCGGTTCTGCCTGCCGAATGGCTGTCTGCCAATACCAAATATTTCATCAACCCGACCGGACGCTTTGTTATCGGCGGCCCGATGGGTGACTGCGGCCTGACCGGTCGTAAAATCATCGTTGATACCTACGGTGGCGCGGCGCGTCACGGCGGCGGGGCATTCTCCGGTAAGGATCCATCTAAAGTAGACCGTTCTGCAGCCTATGCCGCGCGCTATGTTGCCAAGAATATCGTTGCGGCTGGCCTGGCCGATCGCTGCGAAATTCAGGTGTCCTACGCTATCGGCGTAGCAGAACCGACCTCTATCATGATCGAAACCTTCGGCACAGAGAAAGTGTCTACCGAGCAACTGACGCTGCTGGTACGCGAATTCTTCGATCTGCGTCCTTACGGCTTAATTCAGATGCTAGACCTGCTGCACCCGATTTATCAGGAAACGGCAGCCTATGGTCACTTTGGCCGTGAACATTTCCCGTGGGAAAAAACAGACAAAGCCGCACAGCTGCGCGAGGCCGCGGGTCTATAATCCGGCGATGCAATAAAGACCAAACAGCGAATGAAGATTCGCTGTTTGAGGTTACTGATAAAGTCCGTAGAGCGAGAGCAACGGATAGATCGTAAAGACGCTGTAAACACGTCCCTGTGCGCTCGGCTTGCGCCATCCCTGGCGCAAACGCTTTACTCTTCTATTCCGTTACTCTCGTTTTCGTTCGACAAATAGGTTTGTCAACTGTCTGAAACGGCGAATTCTCATTCGCCGTTTTTCATTATGATTTCCCTCCGCGTCACCTATTGCGTCTCCCTGCTACTCACTTTATCCTCACCGAATATGAATACACCCCGAATCCCCATTGCCAGCCATCAGGCTGTGATGCGCTGTCTGCGTGATAAATTGCAGCAGGCTAATCTCGCGTTGCAAACGGACTACACCGAACCCACGGTAAATTACCAGCAACGTGGCGCCACGGCAGGAACGGCCTGGCTGCAACACTGGGAAATTCGGCTGAATCCTGTCTTGTTGCAGGAAAATCAGCAGGCTTTTATCGATGAGGTGGTTCCTCATGAACTGGCTCATCTTCTGGTCTACGCGCGCTTTGGCCGTGTCGCGCCACATGGCAAAGAATGGCGCTGGATGATGGAAAGCGTCCTGCATGTTCCGGCAAAACGCACGCATCGGTTTGCAGTGCAATCCGTGCAGGGGCAAACCTTCACGTACCTGTGCGATTGCCAACGGCATGAACTGACGATCCGCCGACACAATCGGGTGCTGCGCGGCGAAACAGAATATCGCTGCCGTCGTTGCGGGAAAACCTTACGTCATGATGTAAAAAGTTCTATTTAAAAGGGAATTTCCAGTTTTAAAAACTGCTTTTGCATTTGCCTGCCGACGAGACATCCGGTAGTCTGCCAACTTTACAGCCTGTGGATTATTTGGAATATGCTACGCAAAATTCTCGCTATCTCCGCCGTTGGCGCGGCGCTGTTTTCGGCCACCGCGTTAGGTCAGAACATCAATAATTTTTCGCAGGCAAAAGCCGCAGCAGTCGAAATCAACCGGGATGCGCCGGGTTCGTTCTACTGCGGTTGCAAAATTACATGGCAAGGCAAGAAAGGCACTCCCGACCTTGAATCCTGCGGCTATCAGGTAAGAAAAAATGAACAGCGTGCCAGCCGTATCGAATGGGAACACGTTGTGCCTGCCTGGCAGTTCGGCCACCAGCGTCAGTGCTGGCAGGATGGCGGCAGAAAGAACTGTAGCAGCGACCCCGTCTACCGTGAGATGGAAACCGATTTGCATAACCTGCAACCGGCTATCGGCGAGGTAAACGGCGATCGCGGCAATGCGATGTATGGGCAGTGGAACGGTGGTACATCCCAGTACGGCCAATGCGAGATGAAGATCGATTTTAAAAACAATCTGGCAGAGCCACCTGCTCGCGCTCGCGGCCAGATCGCCCGTACCTATTTCTACATGCGCGATCGCTATCAGTTACGCTTGTCCAGTCAGCAAACTCAGCTGTTCGAAGCCTGGGATAAGCAGTACCCGGTCACACCGTGGGAATGTACCCGCAATCAGCGCATCGCCGCAAAACAGGGAAACCCGAACCCCTACGTTCAACAAGCTTGCCAGCGCTAGTTCGTCTACCTACTATAGCGAATCTGTTTCCAGCAAAACCGCCGTCAGATAACGGTGGTGTTGCCTGTTTCTGGCGTTCATTCGCTTCTCTTTTATTCAAAGGTCTGAATCCGCATGCGAGTACCACGCATTTTTCATCCCGAGACGCTCCCCCTACACGGCGGTGAAGCCGAACTGAGCGACGATGCCGCCAATCACGTTGGTCGCGTGTTACGCATGAATACGGGACAGGCATTGCAGTTGTTTGATGGCAGCAATCATGTCTTTGATGCGGAAATCATCGCGGCCAGCAAAAAGAGTGTGCGCGTTCGCTTCACAGCAGGTAAGTTGGAAAATAAAGAATCGCCCCTACATTTACATCTGGGACAGGTGATGTCACGCGGCGAAAAGATGGAGTTTACTATCCAGAAATCTATCGAGCTGGGCGTCAATGTGATTACCCCGCTGCTTTCCGAACGCTGTGGCGTAAAGCTGGATGCCGAGCGTATGGAGAAAAAAATTAGCCAGTGGCAGAAAATTGCGATTGCCGCCTGTGAACAATCTGGCCGCAACTGTGTGCCGCTGGTGCGGCCAGCGATGACGCTGGAAGCCTGGTGTGCAGAACAAGACAACGCGTTGAAATTAAATCTGCACCCACGCGCTACACAGAGCATCAATACACTGCCGCTGCCCGTAGAACGGGTCAGATTGCTAATAGGACCAGAAGGCGGGCTCACCGCCGATGAAATTACCATGACCTCAGAACACGGATTCACTGATATCCTGTTGGGGCCACGCGTCTTGCGCACAGAAACCACTGCACTCACCGCCATGACCGCCTTACAGGTACGTTTCGGCGATTTGGGGTAAAGGAGAAAAGAATGATCAAACTCGGTATCGTGATGGATCCGATTGACACCATCAATATCAAGAAAGACACCAGCTTTGCCATGCTGCTGGAAGCACAGCGCCGTGGTTGGGAACTGCATTACATGGAGATGAACGATCTCTACATGCACGCAGGCGTCGCCCGTGCGACAACGCGTCGCCTGAGCGTCCAGTACGATTACGACGGCTGGTACGATTTCTCCGGCGAGCAGGACATTGCGTTGGAAGAGCTGGATGTGGTGCTGATGCGTAAAGATCCGCCGTTCGATACGGAGTTCATCTACGCCACCTATATTCTGGAACGCGCAGAAGAGAAAGGCACGCTGATCGTCAACAAACCGCAAAGCCTGCGTGATTGCAATGAGAAGCTGTTCACCGCCTGGTTCCCGCACCTGACTCCCGATACGCTCGTCACACGTCGTGCCGATAAGCTGCGTCAGTTCCATGAAAAACACGGTGACGTCATTCTCAAGCCGCTGGACGGCATGGGTGGTGCGTCTATTTTCCGTTTGAAGCAGGACGACGCCAACGTCTCCGTGATCATCGAGACGCTGACCGAACACGCCACCCGCTACTGCATGGCGCAAAATTATCTGCCTGCGATTAAAGACGGCGATAAACGCGTGCTGGTGGTCGATGGCGAACCCGTCCCTTACTGCCTGGCGCGTATCCCGAAAAGCGGTGAGACACGCGGTAATCTGGCCGCCGGTGGCCGTGGTGAAGCACGTCCGCTAACCGAAAGCGACTGGAAAATCGCCCGTGACGTCGCCCCAACGTTAAAAGCCAAAGGCCTGATTTTTGTCGGTCTGGACATCATCGGTGACCGTTTGACAGAAATTAACGTCACCAGCCCGACCTGCGTGCGTGAAATCGAAGCCGCCTACCCGGATGTTTCCATTACCGGTATGTTGATGGACGCCATTGAGAAACGTCTGGCTGTACGTACCCGCTAATACCAGAGACACCGCACACACCACTCGGCCCGCGCAATACGGGCCGTTTCTCCAACGCTGACGGATATCGATAAAAATACACAATGAATTTACAGCATCACTTCCTCATTGCTATGCCAGCACTACAGGACTCTGTATTTAAACGTTCGGTGGTCTATATCTGCGAACATAATGAAGACGGAGCCATGGGGCTGATCATCAATAAACCGATGGATCAGTTTTCCGTGGAAAATGTGCTGAACAAGCTAAAAATAGATCCGACACCGCGCGATCCTGCCATTCGATTGGATAACCCCGTCTTCATGGGCGGCCCGCTGGCGGACGATCGGGGTTTTATCCTGCACACGCCTTGTCCCGGCTTTGGCTCCAGCATCAGTATTTCTGAAGACACCATGATCACCACGTCAAAAGACGTGCTGGAAACGTTGGGGACACCTAGTCAGCCGAAAAATACGCTGGTCGCCTTAGGCTATTCCGCCTGGGAGAACGGCCAGTTGGAAGAAGAGCTGCTGGAGAACGCCTGGCTGACCACGCCGGCCGATAAAGACATTCTGTTCCACACGCCGATTGCAGAACGTTGGCGGGCGGCGGCCAGAAAGCTGGGCATCGATATTCATAATATCTCCACCGAAGCGGGACATGCCTGATGAACAGCAGAACCATCCTTGCCTTTGATTTTGGGACAAAAAGCATCGGTGTCGCCATCGGTCAGGAGATTACCGGTACAGCACGCCCACTGACCTCATTCAAAGCGCAGGAAGGCATCCCAGACTGGCAAAAAGTGGAGAAGCTGTTGTCAGAATGGCAACCTGATCTGGTCGTCGTCGGCTTACCGCTCAACATGGATGGCACCGAACAGCCATTGACGGCACGGGCGCGAAAGTTCGCTAACCGACTGCATGGCCGTTTTGGCGTCGCGATTGAGTTACACGATGAACGCTTGAGTACCGTAGAAGCGCGCGCGGATCTCTTCGAACGTGGCGGCTTTAGAGCACTGGATAAAGGGAGTGTAGACGCGGCCTCTGCGGTGATTATTCTGGAAAGCTGGTTCGAGGCACAACACTAAAAAACGCGGGTTGTGGCGAGCCACAAAAATGGCGTACTGGACAGCACGCCATAAAGTCATCCCGCGTTGGCAGAAAGCCCGACAACACGGGAAAGCGCTAATTAAGCGTCTGGGAATTCACGGATAAAGCGTTCAACGTCATTCACCATTGATTCCGTCCCGACGAAGAACGGTGAGCGCTGGTGCAGTTTCTCCGGCGTAATATCCAGAATACGGTTTTTACCGTCACTGGCCTTACCGCCCGCCTGCTCCGCCAAAAACGCCATCGGGTTGCATTCGTACAGCAAACGCAGTTTGCCTTTCGGGTAGCT
The genomic region above belongs to Pectobacterium colocasium and contains:
- a CDS encoding helix-turn-helix transcriptional regulator, with amino-acid sequence MLSIKPVNRFTLQQGKKKCIFIIDGSSEGFEEYYESIRTHFYNMASSFVIINNSPNHPPVCIDEKTILISKSAAIDSFYKLLDFVHLHDRRLFSPVRLSKSEYAVFQYWCAGYTAEAIADIIGLNKKSVLNSKSRLLNKYGVQDKNSLLLIAKIIFKDSVIEEFDSLPKPATDINISNSLI
- the tkt gene encoding transketolase, whose product is MSSRKELANAIRALSMDGVQKAKSGHPGAPMGMADIAEVLWRDYLNHNPANPNWANRDRFVLSNGHASMLIYSLLHLSGYDLPIEELKNFRQLHSKTPGHPEYGYTAGVETTTGPLGQGIANAVGMAIAERTLAAQFNRPGHEIVDHHTYAFLGDGCMMEGISHEVCSLAGTMKLGKLTAFYDDNGISIDGHVEGWFTDDTAARFEAYGWHVVRGVDGHDADAIKRAIGEAQLVTDKPSLLMCKTVIGFGSPNKAGTHDSHGAPLGDAEVAASREQLGWAYAPFEIPADIYAAWDAKPAGQRKEAAWNEAFAAYASAYPELAAEFKRRTGGELPGNWQADAQKFIDDLQANPAKIASRKASQNALEAYGKLLPEFLGGSADLAPSNLTIWSGSVSLDKDHAGNYIHYGVREFGMTAIANGIALHGGFVPYTATFLMFVEYARNAVRMAALMKIRSIYVYTHDSIGLGEDGPTHQPVEQLASLRVTPNMSNWRPADQVETAVAWKYAIERQDGPTSLILSRQNLAQQPRTAEQLANVAKGGYVLKDSDGQPELILIATGSEVELAVGAYDKLTAAGRKVRVVSMPSTDAFDKQDAAYREAVLPKAVSARVAIEAGIADYWFKYVGLNGAIVGMTSFGESAPAEQLFETFGFTVDNVVEKAQALLK
- a CDS encoding M48 family metallopeptidase translates to MVIRSSVLALCVATLLTGCQNLNTNTLMQSGAQAFQAATLSDAQVKALSNQSCEQMDKEANIAPADNKYTQRLNKIADALGHDINGTPANYKVYLTKDVNAWAMANGCIRVYSGLMDIMNDNEVEGVLGHEMGHVALGHTRKAMQVAYAATAARTAIASAGGVAQSLSESQLADLGEKLVNSQFSQTQETQADDYSFDLLKKRGINREGLASSFEKLAKLDAGHESSMFDSHPSSEGRAKHIRERIAAEK
- the speA gene encoding biosynthetic arginine decarboxylase; protein product: MSDDMIHHGSSATGKHENLRSMQEVAMNDRNASEMLRTYNIAWWGNNYYDVNELGHISVCPDPDVPEARVDLARLVKDMQRDHHQRLPALFCFPQILQHRLRSINAAFKQARESFGYEGGYFLVYPIKVNQHRRVIESLANSGEPLGLEAGSKAELMAVLGHAGMTRTVIVCNGYKDREYIRLALIGEKLGHKVYLVIEKMSEIRLVLEEAERLNVVPRLGVRARLASQGSGKWQSSGGEKSKFGLAAIQVLQLVEMLRDAGRLDSLQLLHFHLGSQLANIRDIATGVRESARFYVELHKLGVNIQCFDVGGGLGVDYEGTRSQSDCSVNYGLNEYANNVIWGIGDACNEHGLPHPTVITESGRAVTAHHTVLVSNIIGVERNEFSEPTEPEEDAPRALESLWSTWKEIKQPGKRRSLREWLHDSQMDLHDVHTQYTHGMLDLTQRAKAEQLYLSICKLIQEQLDPSNRAHRPVIDELQERMADKLYVNFSLFQSMPDAWGIDQLFPVLPLEGLDKQPERRAVLLDITCDSDGTIDHYVDGDGIATTMPMPPYDPENPPLLGFFMVGAYQEILGNMHNLFGDTSTVDVFVFQDGTVEIEESDEGNTVADMLEYVQLDPDVLMTRFRDQVKETDLDAELQAQFMEEFESGLYGYTYLEDEE
- the metK gene encoding methionine adenosyltransferase; protein product: MAKHLFTSESVSEGHPDKIADQISDAVLDAILEQDPKARVACETYVKTGMVLVGGEITTSAWVDIEEITRRTVRDIGYVNSEMGFDANSCAVLSAIGKQSPDINQGVDRTDPLEQGAGDQGLMFGYATNETDVLMPAPVTYAHRLVQRQSEVRKSGTLPWLRPDAKSQVTFLYDDGKIAGIDAVVLSTQHSEDISQKDLHEAVMEEIIKPVLPAEWLSANTKYFINPTGRFVIGGPMGDCGLTGRKIIVDTYGGAARHGGGAFSGKDPSKVDRSAAYAARYVAKNIVAAGLADRCEIQVSYAIGVAEPTSIMIETFGTEKVSTEQLTLLVREFFDLRPYGLIQMLDLLHPIYQETAAYGHFGREHFPWEKTDKAAQLREAAGL